In Flavivirga abyssicola, the following are encoded in one genomic region:
- a CDS encoding MOSC domain-containing protein, with amino-acid sequence MKILSTNIAKPTSLIWNGKEVLTGIYKKPTNLPIYLGKEGVTNDEVSDKKVHGGEFKACYIFSHEHYAYWKNLYPNLAWSHGMFGENLTVSGLNEKDLYIGDIYEIGEALVQVTQPREPCYKFGIKFGTQNALKDFVEHGFPGTYVRILKEGFVKSGDTFKLIEQAKNSLTTWQFFDLLFSQNKDKALIKLAITNEALPLRKRDKIKKFLK; translated from the coding sequence ATGAAAATCCTTTCTACCAATATTGCTAAACCGACTTCCTTAATCTGGAACGGGAAAGAAGTCCTTACTGGAATCTATAAGAAACCAACAAATCTGCCTATTTATTTAGGAAAAGAAGGTGTTACAAATGACGAAGTATCAGATAAAAAAGTACATGGTGGTGAATTTAAAGCTTGTTATATATTTTCTCATGAGCATTATGCTTACTGGAAAAATTTATATCCGAATTTAGCCTGGAGTCATGGTATGTTCGGTGAAAATCTTACAGTTTCTGGTTTAAACGAAAAAGATCTTTACATTGGCGATATATACGAAATTGGAGAGGCTTTAGTTCAAGTTACACAACCTCGAGAGCCTTGTTATAAATTCGGTATTAAGTTTGGAACTCAAAATGCATTAAAAGATTTTGTAGAACATGGGTTTCCAGGAACCTATGTACGCATTCTAAAAGAAGGGTTTGTAAAAAGCGGTGATACTTTTAAGCTAATTGAACAAGCGAAAAATAGTTTAACCACATGGCAATTTTTTGATTTATTATTTTCACAAAATAAAGATAAGGCATTAATTAAATTAGCTATAACAAATGAGGCCTTACCTTTAAGGAAACGAGATAAAATAAAGAAATTCCTAAAATAG
- a CDS encoding helix-turn-helix transcriptional regulator: MSQLPRLIAILTLLKSKRLLTANELAKKFEVSIRTIYRDIRKLEEAGVPVTTIEGRGYSLMEGYSVAPVQFTEKQANALITAQHLINQTKDTSFIEDFNEALIKIKSVFRTSIQKKSELLQSKIHIFNPTYENISSHALSEVQLAITNFNFIEINYCKVNETDVSFRKIEPYAMYSSQHKWILIAWCHLRQDFRAFRIDRIQHFKILQEKFEDRKFNLQAYFQSCFYDKSKA; the protein is encoded by the coding sequence ATGTCTCAATTACCAAGACTCATAGCCATATTAACCCTGTTAAAATCGAAACGTCTTTTAACAGCTAATGAGCTTGCGAAAAAGTTTGAAGTTAGTATCAGGACTATATACAGAGACATAAGAAAACTTGAAGAAGCTGGTGTACCTGTTACAACTATTGAAGGTAGAGGGTATTCTTTAATGGAAGGTTATTCTGTTGCCCCCGTTCAATTTACCGAAAAACAAGCGAATGCTTTAATTACTGCTCAACACTTAATAAATCAAACAAAAGACACTTCTTTTATTGAAGATTTTAATGAAGCTTTAATCAAAATTAAATCGGTTTTTAGGACTTCCATTCAGAAAAAAAGTGAATTATTACAAAGTAAAATTCATATTTTCAATCCTACTTACGAAAATATTTCAAGTCATGCGCTTTCCGAAGTACAACTGGCTATTACTAATTTCAATTTTATCGAAATTAATTACTGCAAGGTAAATGAAACTGATGTTTCCTTTAGAAAAATAGAACCTTACGCCATGTATTCTTCGCAACACAAATGGATATTAATTGCATGGTGTCACTTACGACAAGATTTTCGTGCTTTCAGAATTGATAGAATTCAACATTTTAAAATCCTACAAGAGAAATTTGAAGACAGGAAATTTAATCTACAAGCCTATTTTCAGTCTTGCTTCTATGACAAAAGTAAAGCATAA
- a CDS encoding VOC family protein produces the protein MKNAVNWFEIPVKDYERAKQFYATVIGTEIIDHPMPDDNIKYGVFSYDMENKGVGGAIIEGEGQTPSTEGATIYLNGGDDLGLPLSRVESNGGKIIMPKTNIAENGFIAQFIDTEGNRVALHSMM, from the coding sequence ATGAAAAATGCAGTTAACTGGTTTGAAATTCCAGTAAAAGATTACGAAAGAGCTAAACAATTCTATGCTACAGTTATTGGTACAGAAATTATAGACCATCCTATGCCAGACGACAATATTAAATATGGTGTTTTTTCATACGACATGGAAAACAAAGGTGTTGGAGGTGCTATCATTGAAGGAGAAGGTCAAACACCTTCCACAGAAGGCGCTACCATCTACTTAAATGGTGGAGACGATTTAGGTTTACCACTTTCCAGAGTAGAATCAAATGGAGGTAAAATAATCATGCCAAAAACTAATATTGCCGAAAATGGATTTATAGCACAGTTTATAGATACCGAAGGCAACAGAGTTGCATTACACTCTATGATGTAA
- a CDS encoding SRPBCC domain-containing protein, which translates to MSDLKNRTLTIEKTFNAPLQLVWDAWTQSEHILKWWAPQGMDIKVIDHDFKVGGKWKYAMPMPDGNEFISEGTYKEIVTLKKIVTSADFKPMTEDVELQIYFEADGENTKFVFKVIHATEAYCKQQEEMGFYNGWGSALERLETTLETLTI; encoded by the coding sequence ATGAGTGATTTAAAAAACAGAACCTTAACCATTGAAAAAACATTTAATGCCCCATTACAATTAGTTTGGGACGCTTGGACACAATCAGAACACATCTTAAAATGGTGGGCACCACAGGGAATGGACATTAAGGTGATTGATCATGATTTTAAGGTTGGTGGTAAATGGAAATATGCCATGCCCATGCCAGACGGAAATGAATTTATTTCTGAAGGTACATACAAGGAAATTGTCACGCTAAAAAAAATTGTTACTTCGGCCGATTTTAAACCAATGACAGAAGATGTAGAATTACAAATATACTTTGAAGCTGACGGTGAAAACACAAAATTTGTGTTCAAAGTCATTCATGCTACCGAAGCATATTGCAAGCAACAAGAAGAAATGGGCTTTTATAACGGTTGGGGATCTGCTCTAGAAAGATTAGAAACAACCTTAGAAACTCTAACAATTTAA
- a CDS encoding ArsR/SmtB family transcription factor codes for MRRDVFQAIADPVRRDIIELLATETLSVNQVAEKFEISRPAISKHLKILNECGIIDFNQNGRERLCLIQPQKLIPAFLWIKQYNKLWEDRIDSFENYINQIQTKNNKK; via the coding sequence ATGAGAAGAGACGTTTTTCAGGCAATTGCAGATCCGGTAAGAAGAGATATTATCGAATTACTTGCTACAGAAACCTTAAGTGTAAACCAGGTAGCAGAAAAATTTGAAATAAGCAGGCCGGCTATTTCAAAACATTTAAAAATATTAAACGAATGTGGAATAATCGATTTTAACCAAAACGGAAGAGAACGTTTATGCCTCATTCAACCACAAAAACTAATTCCTGCTTTCTTATGGATTAAACAATACAATAAACTTTGGGAAGATAGAATTGACTCCTTTGAAAATTATATTAATCAAATTCAGACAAAAAACAACAAAAAATGA
- a CDS encoding head GIN domain-containing protein: MTTLIKFILATILSLMLFSCNFDMNFNTGVSGNGKVITEEVIINKPFSAIKATEGLDVYLTQSDDERIFVEADENLHGLIIVEVVNNTLKIHTRESIGRATSKKVKVSFKDISSIISTSGSDVYATNVITTENLELKSTSGSDMKLEVNTSVLNCKSTSGSDLRLSGKTVKLIAEATSGSDIKAGDLIAESSHVKATSGADITVNTSKELTAKATSGGDIKYYGNPEKVDKSNSSSGSVRKK; encoded by the coding sequence ATGACAACATTAATTAAATTTATTTTAGCAACCATTTTAAGTTTAATGCTTTTCTCATGCAACTTCGATATGAATTTCAATACTGGAGTTAGTGGAAATGGAAAGGTTATAACTGAAGAAGTAATAATCAACAAACCTTTTTCAGCTATCAAAGCTACAGAAGGCTTAGATGTATATTTAACACAAAGCGATGACGAAAGGATCTTCGTTGAAGCTGATGAAAACCTACATGGTCTTATTATAGTAGAAGTAGTGAACAACACTTTAAAAATACACACCAGAGAAAGTATTGGTAGAGCTACCTCAAAAAAGGTAAAAGTAAGTTTTAAAGACATTTCAAGTATTATATCTACTAGTGGAAGCGATGTATATGCCACAAATGTTATAACAACAGAAAATTTAGAACTTAAATCAACGAGTGGTAGCGATATGAAACTTGAAGTAAATACATCTGTATTAAATTGTAAATCTACAAGTGGCAGTGATTTAAGATTATCTGGAAAGACAGTAAAACTTATTGCAGAGGCTACTAGCGGTAGTGATATTAAAGCTGGGGATTTAATTGCAGAATCCAGTCATGTAAAAGCAACCAGTGGCGCAGATATTACTGTAAACACATCTAAAGAACTTACTGCAAAAGCGACTAGTGGAGGTGATATAAAATATTATGGAAATCCTGAAAAAGTCGATAAAAGCAATAGCTCTTCAGGTAGTGTAAGAAAAAAATAA
- a CDS encoding PspC domain-containing protein, which produces MNKTVNINLAGIFFHIDEDAYLKLQRYLEAIKRSFTDSQGRSEIISDIEARIAELFNERVQNNKEVIRIKEVDEVISIMGQPEDYLVDDEIFEDEPQSSPKHKTSRPKKLFRDTDNSYISGVSSGLAHYFGIDTIWIRLAWIILILGAGTGIFLYILLWVLVPEAKTTAEKIMMTGEPVNISNIEKKIKDGFENVTDVAKNVTDSVGAAAKNVSDSVSNAAKNVDFTKQGNKIKSSSKTFFDTLGEVIMFFFKVFAKFIGIILIFTGAITIISLIIALFSLSVVNFIHIPGLDLVDVVNAGNTPVWLVSLFLFFTVGIPFFFLFYLGLKILVNNLKSIGNIAKFTLLGLWLISTIGLIVIGIRQASEHSIDESVIVKQELNITANDTLKVKMVENDLYVINRHYRNNAFKVLNNENGEKTIYRSDIRVIVKSTNDSLAKISIEKSADGSHYEKAIERAKNINYNYVFNGNVLLLDSYLTTPVENKFSDQEVVVSLYLPVGSIVNFDNTTKSFLNYWNHSGNIVTPGDAGHYLQITDDGITCLDCPVEESNPIDIDIHDDESSLKLDNNGLEIKDEDVSIKVNGKGISGEDDAIEVKIDTDGINIKSKDDNNSSVKTNNSDS; this is translated from the coding sequence TCTCAAGGTCGCTCAGAGATCATATCAGACATTGAGGCGCGGATAGCTGAACTTTTTAATGAGCGCGTACAAAATAATAAAGAAGTTATACGTATTAAGGAAGTCGATGAAGTTATTTCTATCATGGGACAACCAGAGGATTATTTGGTTGACGATGAAATTTTTGAAGATGAACCTCAATCGTCTCCTAAACATAAAACATCTCGACCCAAAAAGCTATTCAGAGATACAGACAACTCTTATATTAGTGGGGTTTCTTCGGGATTAGCACATTACTTTGGCATTGATACTATCTGGATCCGTTTGGCTTGGATTATCCTAATCCTTGGAGCTGGTACTGGTATTTTTCTATATATTTTATTGTGGGTATTAGTGCCCGAGGCAAAAACTACCGCAGAGAAAATAATGATGACAGGAGAACCTGTTAACATTAGCAACATTGAAAAAAAAATTAAAGACGGCTTTGAAAACGTAACAGATGTTGCAAAAAATGTCACTGATTCGGTTGGTGCTGCTGCTAAAAATGTTTCAGATTCTGTTTCGAATGCAGCCAAAAATGTAGATTTTACAAAACAAGGAAACAAGATTAAGTCAAGTTCTAAAACATTTTTCGATACACTTGGAGAAGTGATTATGTTTTTCTTTAAAGTATTTGCTAAATTTATTGGGATCATACTAATATTTACGGGAGCAATAACAATCATATCGCTCATAATTGCTTTATTTTCATTAAGCGTTGTAAATTTTATTCACATTCCTGGCCTTGATCTTGTAGATGTCGTTAATGCTGGAAATACACCTGTATGGTTAGTATCTTTATTCCTCTTTTTTACAGTTGGAATTCCTTTCTTTTTCCTATTCTATTTAGGATTAAAAATACTTGTAAACAACCTAAAATCAATTGGTAATATTGCTAAATTCACTTTACTGGGGTTGTGGTTAATATCCACCATTGGTTTAATTGTTATAGGCATCAGACAAGCAAGCGAGCATAGTATTGATGAAAGCGTTATTGTTAAACAAGAATTAAATATAACTGCAAATGATACGCTAAAAGTTAAAATGGTAGAAAATGACCTATATGTAATAAACAGACATTATAGAAATAATGCGTTCAAGGTATTAAATAATGAAAATGGAGAAAAAACTATTTATAGATCAGACATTCGAGTTATAGTTAAATCTACTAACGATTCTTTAGCTAAAATAAGTATTGAGAAAAGTGCAGATGGTAGTCATTACGAAAAAGCTATTGAGCGAGCTAAAAACATAAATTACAATTATGTTTTTAATGGAAACGTGTTACTACTGGATTCTTATTTAACGACCCCTGTTGAAAATAAATTTAGTGATCAGGAAGTAGTTGTTTCTCTCTATTTACCAGTTGGGAGTATTGTTAATTTTGACAATACCACGAAATCATTTTTGAACTATTGGAATCATAGTGGAAATATTGTAACTCCCGGCGATGCTGGTCATTATTTACAAATCACAGATGACGGTATTACATGCTTAGATTGCCCTGTAGAAGAGTCTAATCCAATAGATATTGATATACATGATGACGAATCTAGTCTTAAATTAGATAACAATGGTTTAGAGATAAAAGATGAAGATGTTAGCATAAAAGTAAACGGGAAAGGCATTTCTGGAGAGGACGATGCTATTGAAGTTAAAATAGATACAGATGGCATCAATATAAAATCAAAAGACGATAACAACTCATCAGTAAAAACAAACAATTCAGACAGTTAA